In the Triticum aestivum cultivar Chinese Spring chromosome 2B, IWGSC CS RefSeq v2.1, whole genome shotgun sequence genome, TATGTTTCTCTGATATGGCAAACACACATGGCGTAATTTTGCCATGGAAAACTTAAAAATGTGTTATAAGACCATTTTGAATCTTGCCATTTGATCAATACAAAAAAAATCTCTAAAATGCCATGTACTAAACAACAACTTCCAAACATTTTACAATCAATTATCCAACTACATGTTGAACAATTCTATACCACAACAAAATGATGTCTTAACTTAAGTTGCCAACCATGAAAATCTAAATATGCCAAAACACGACAAACTATGTTTCCCATCACTTCCACCGACAAACAATGACATGATCTTGATAACACTCTAAGAATACAAAATTTCCAGGAATGCGCCATGACACTTTACAAAATTGCCATGGTTTTGGGAGTGTCATTCTTAAAATTGCCACAGGGCAGATTCGGAAATTACCATGTCAGAAATTCCAGATATGCACGTCGGTGGAGAGGGCTGGCGTAGGAAGTCCGGTGGGGAAGTGTCCGACGACTAAGAGAGGAGAGGGGGATGCGATAAGAATGGAGAGCAACAGGAGGAAGGTGGAGGCCTAATCGAACATATGGTTAAGGCTGACATGGAACTCTTGAATGCTTTAAGATTCATGCATTGCATCTGACGACAGTACGTGCGTTCGTTGggatataagagcatctccagccgttcggccccccagggcggcGAAAAAAGCCGCCTGAGAGCGAACCGACGCAAGTTTGGCGTGTGGGGGCAACTCCGTTTCTAGTCATCGCCCACCAGATCGCTGCCAATATCGTGCGAGGTCGGTTAAATTACGTACAAACTTGTGCAAACTCGGCGATCTGGTACGAACTCGgcgaaatttcattgaaatttgtaCAAAAAAAGTAAAACATGCAAACTACGCCAAACTACGCCACAATAGCCACTGCGCCGCATCCACCGCACGCCATCTACATGCCGAGaagtgttgggaaatgtagtaatttcaaaaaaatatcctacgcacacgcaagatcatggtgatgcatagcaacgagaggggagagtgttgtccacgtaccctcatagaccgaaagcggaagcgttagagcaacgcagttgatgtagtcgtacgtcttcacggcccgaccgatcaagcacaaactacggcacctctgagttctagcacacgttcagctcgatgacgtccctcgaactccgatccagccgagtgtcgagggagagttccgttagcacgacgacgtggtgacgatcttgatgttctaccgtcgcagggcttcgcctaagcaccgctgcaatattatcgaggaggactatggtggagggggcaccgcacacagctaagagatcaagagatcaattattgtgtctagaggtgcccctgcccccgtatataaaggagcaaggggggaggccggccaaccctttggggcgcgccaaggagggggaagtcctcctcctagtaggagtaggaccccAGTTTCCTAGTcaaactaggaagagggaagggggaaggaaagagagggaaagaggagaaggaaaagggggggggtgcgcccccctcccctagtccaattcggacccctcatgggagggggcgcaccacctcgtgggttgctgccctctctctttcctaaagcccactaaggcccaatactccccaggggggttccggtaacccctccggcactccggttttctccgaaactacCCGGAatacttccagtgtccgaatatagtcgtccaatatatcaatctttacgtctcgaccatttcgagactcctcgtcatgttcgtgatcacatccgggactccgaacaaccttcggtacatcaaaactcataaactcataatatatctgtcatcgaaactttaagcgtgcggaccctacgggttcgataactatgtagacatgaccgagacacgtttccgatcaataaccaatagcggaacctggatgctcatattggctcctacatattctacgaagatctttatccgcataacaacatacgttgttccctttgtcatcggtatgttacttgcccaagatttgatcgtcggtatctcaatacctagttcaatctcgttaccggcaagtctctttactcgttatgtaatgcatcattccgtaactaactcattagtcacattgcttgcaaggcttatagtgatgtgcattaccgagagggcccagagatacctctccgacaatcggagtgacaaatcctaatctcgaaatacgccaactcaacatgtaccttcggagacacctgtagagctcctttataatcacccagtttgtgacgtttggtagcacacaaagtgttcctccggtaaacgggagttgcataatctcatagtcataggaacatgtatacgtcatgaagaaagcaatagcaacatactaaaggatcaagtgctaagctaacggaatgggtcaagtcaatcacatcattctctaatgatgtgatcccgttaatcaaatgacaactcatgtctatggctaggaaacttaaccatctttgattcacgagctagtcaagtagaggcatactagtgacactatgtttgtctatgtattcacacatgtattatatttccggttaatataattctagcatgaataataaacatttatcatgaaataaggaaataaggaaataaataataactttattattgcctctagggcatatttccttcaagaagccTGTAGAAacgggtgtagtcgccgccgccgttgtTGTCGTCGCGCGCCCCGCCGGAGCCACCTTCATCCCTGTTGCACCCCTGCCCAAGGTCGCCGACGCGCGGCGGGGCACTGGATGGCCcgacctcgtcctcctcgtcgctgtcgaggacgatgACACCGCCCTCCTCGCGCCCGTGGCGCCGGGCCTGGCACCGGACCTGGAGCTCCGTATATGCCTCGCGCTGGCGGCGTACCTGCTCGCGAACGTAGTCCTCCTTCACCCATTTTAGGGCGGCCTCGTCGTCGGGGACCACCATGTcggcgtgctccggcttcacggggagcagGCCGGCTCGAGCTTCGGCCGAACCAGGCGAAGGGAGCGCGGGGAGAGGCGGgtaccctcgttgatgacgagggcaccGATGTGGTGTCTCCTCTGGCTCTGGCTTGACGGGACCGAGAGCCGACGAGCCGGAGCTCGACGACGAGGACGTCGGCTCCATTCGTCGCGACGTCCAGGAATTGCCgtggcggcgagagaaggacgaccacgccgggtactcgaggcgcgacacgttgttggtctcgatgtggtcgaggacgccctcgagggtgcggcctgggatgccccaccactcgcgccgtcctttggcgttgaggcggccgcgggaaTGGCGCCATTGACGGAGGCGATATGCTCTTCgtggcggcgctcgaagtacatcGTCCATAACGTTTCGCTGTCGGGTGCATATCTCGGGTCGTTCCGCTGTTCCTCCGTCAGGGAcgagcggatgcgggcgatctcAGCCCGCCGTGCCGCCCCTTGGGGCACCGGTGGCACCGGGACGCCGCCGACACTCAGCCTCCACGCCCCGTCACACACATGTCTGGGGGCGCCGGATACTCGACCTCATAGAGAAGGTGCGCCTCCGGCTcttggagatggcggcggccgaagccgttcgccgtcgCGCCGTCGCCTGGAAACCTCTCGGCCATTTTTGCTCGTCGACGAGAAGGGGGGAGAGGGCTGCTTTGCGAGGCGGATGCATGGGGGTTGTGGCGTTCACCGGCGGGGAGGGGTCGCCTTTTATAGCCCCAGCGGGCAGTGAGAGGCTGCATGCGGGGCGACGCGTGGTAGGAGCGGGACGCGCGTCGACgtcgccttcactgcgccgcccgtgaggcatcaatggaggctgaccggcgcggcagccttggcattgattcccgcgggaaccgaggcgatgagggcgacgaagcgACGTCTCCCTAACTCGGCGGGCCTATCCTCGTTCGCGCTAAAATCGCGTCCCCCGACGCCTCCAGGTGCTccccagcgtgccgggttcggcctggggcCGCGGGCGCTAATTTCGGTCCAAACCGACGAAAAACGAACTCCTAAGACGCGACTGAGCCGTTTTTTGGGCGCCGACACGAAGAAATCGCGTGAGGGGCCGTGTTGGAGGCTCGGCTGGAAGTGGTCTAACATTTTCACTTTTAAGGGACGCGTGTGTGATGTGTGTTCTTTTGGACAATCGGTGCGCCGATAGCCAGGGAACTGCCCAGACTGAACGGCGGCCCGGTAGATAGCCACGGCGGCCCGACCGGCCTAAACATCTGTAGCAAAACCCTAACGCCCGATCGATCTATTATATATTCGCAGTCGCTCCTCAACATTTCCATCCAAACCTAGGGTTTaccttctgccgccgccgccgccgccgccaaatcatctccctccccctcccttctCCAACATGGCTCTTCAGATCAGCAAGAAGCGAAAGGTACGAGACCGAGCCCTCTCCCTTCTCGATCCCCAGCTTGATTAGCACGACATGTAGATTCTTACGCCGTTACTCGCTCGCAGTTCGTTGCCGACGGCGTGTTTCTGGCCGAGCTGAACGAGATGCTGACCCGCGAGCTCGGGGAGGACGGCTTCGCCGGCGTCGAGATCCGGGTCACCCCCATGCGCACCGAGATCATCATCCGCGCCACCCGCACCCAGAACGTCCTCGGTACGTGCATTTCCCGACCGCAAGTGTCCCTTCTTTCTATTGTTTTCGACGCCGGATCTGAGATTTTGTTGCTCTGGTGGCTGGTGATGTTTGGCGTTCAGGCGAGAAGGGCCGGAGGATAAGGGAGCTGACGTCGGTGGTGCAGAAGCGCTTCAACTTTCCGGACGGCGGCGTCGAGCTGTACGCCGAGAAGGTCCTGAACCGCGGCCTCTGCGCCGTCGCTCAGGCCGAGTCCCTCCGCTACAAGCTGCTCGATGGCCTCGCCGTCCGAAGGTTATTCCTGAACCCACACGCTCTGAAACTTGTATTTAGTTACATATACGAGTAGCGTACTACCATGTCATCTTCACAACATGTCTGGCTCATTAACGCCGAACTTGTGTTCGATGGTGACAGAAATCAATTGTAGCTCTCCATTGCTTTCTGTAAGCAGTTGATGCCGTTGATGCATTTTGCTAATGTTTCCATTGCTTGCTTTCTGCTTTGGAGAGAACATGACCAATGAATCTTCTTGAAGTTTGGGTTCTTGTGCCTACGTTTCCCATACGTCATCTATAAAGCAAATAGGTTATTTTATGCCAACTTTGTGTCGGAAGATGACTAAATTACCTGTGCCAACCAGGCTTCATTTGCTGAGAAGCTTTGTCTATAGGTTTCTAATGCTTTCCTAACTGGTTGGCCACATTACCTATAATTGGCTTTCACAAGTCCCTTGTGTCAGGATATAAAATTGCTTAGCTGAATTATCGTATTGCTGTATGAGTCTTATCAATTGTTATTAGGGTCCTCTCTTTCTACTTGGTGATTGTAATTAATTGTTGCCCTGTATTGCATTTTGTAATCAGTAGATTCATGTTGCTACTAGTTTCTTCTCTGGAGAAAAGTACCAACTTATCTGGTCAGATATGTTTCTTGTGCCATCGCTCACTATGTCATCTATAAAGCAAATAGGTCTCTATGCCGGCTTTGTGTCGGAAGATGACTAGATTACCTGTGGCATCATTTGCTGGGAAGCTTCGTCTATAGGCTTCTAATGTGTTCCAAACTGGTTGTCCTCATTACTTTTGGCATTTCCCAATCTTTTCTTATGTTAGGGCAGTCAGATAAAATTGCTAACCGAGTGTCTTACTATTATCAGTTGTTTGTTGGGAGCTCTTTGTCTAATTTAGTTTATGTACTTGCAGAGCGTGCTATGGTGTACTCCGATTTGTCATGGAGAGTGGTGCGAAGGGCTGTGAGGTACCTGTTCTGTTGACAATAGTTTGTTGTTTTGATTGAGGTAATTTAGCTCATGTACTCATAGAGTGTTCCTGATTTCTAGGTTATTGTGAGTGGGAAGCTTAGGGCACAGCGTGCTAAGTCCATGAAGTTCAAGGATGGCTATATGATCTCTTCTGGCCATCCTGTCAACCAGTATATTGATGGAGCTGTGAGGCATGTTCTTCTGAGACAGGTTTGGGGCCTACTTCAAATGGAAGGTAGTTGCTGTACATAAATGTTTTTGATAGTTCACACAACTTAGCTGATCTTATTTGCTTTCAGGGTGTGCTGGGTATCAAGGTTAAGATCATGCTTGACTGGGatccgaaggggaaacaaggaccagCTACACCTTTACCTGACCTTGTTACCATCCACCCTCCTAAGGATGAGGATGAGTTCCTGAGGCCTCTTGCAGCAGAAATTGCAGTTGCttaaaagtgaaaaaaaattccaTCTGCCTAGTGGTATATAAGAGTTTAGGTTGACTGATGCTATGGTTTCAGATTATGTAGTTATACTTTTTTATTTATGATGGATGTGTACTGGTACAAAAGGGCTTAACCTTTTTAAGTTCTATCATCAGTAACAAATATATGATTCCAGATTTATTGTTGTGTGGTATTGTTAGAATCCGTGCTCTGATATACAGTAATGCGTAAACCTTAGTGCTACAACTTGCTTGTTATATCTGTGTTATCTTCTGTTTTTTTTGTTGTGTAAGTCAACAAACTATGATTATTAATTTGTAGGTTCCATGATGTTTTAAGTTTTATGCACATCGTGCAGGATATGTGTATCGGCTTTTACACTCGCAACAATCACTTTCCTCTCAACTAATCTGACTTTTCTGTGTTTTTTGTGTGATTGTTGTCTGTTTCCATAACAGCATAACAATACGCTTGCCTTCTCTGTTCTTTGTCTGTGATGAATGCTTCTGAATCTATTTGCTTAGCACATGAACTTGTTTCACTTTTCCTCCCTTTTAGGCTTTGCAGGATAAGTGTGTATCAGTTAAATGCTTTTGCTATGCATTTCTTGCTGAAAGTGCTTCCTGCTATATTAATTTGTGGAAAGTGGGCAGTTGGGTTGAGCTTGATAATCTCTTTCGCCAACAATCATTTTCCTCTCATTATCCTTCCAATGAGATCACTGCTTCTGAATCTATCTGCTTTGCTTTAGAAGTTGTTTTGCCATTTTCTCCCTTGTTGCCTTTGCAGGATAAGTGTGTATTGGTTAAATGCCTTTTGATGTGCATTTCTTACTGAAAGTGTTTCCTGCTATATTAATTTGTGGAAAGTGGGCAGTTGGGTTGAGTTTCATAGTCTCTTTTGCCAACAATCATTTTCCTCTCATTGTATTGTATCTAATTGTTATTTTTATGCCCATGCTGCCTTTGCAGGATAAGTGTGTATCGGTCAAGTGCTTTTTGATGTGCATTTATTACTGAAAGTGTTTCCTGCTATATTAATTTTTGGAAAGTGGGCCGTTGGGTTGAGCTTCATTATCTCTTTCGCCAACAATCATTTTCCTCTCATTTCAATGCAT is a window encoding:
- the LOC123044244 gene encoding 40S ribosomal protein S3-3 isoform X2, whose product is MALQISKKRKFVADGVFLAELNEMLTRELGEDGFAGVEIRVTPMRTEIIIRATRTQNVLGEKGRRIRELTSVVQKRFNFPDGGVELYAEKVLNRGLCAVAQAESLRYKLLDGLAVRRACYGVLRFVMESGAKGCEVIVSGKLRAQRAKSMKFKDGYMISSGHPVNQYIDGAVRHVLLRQVWGLLQMEGCAGYQG
- the LOC123044244 gene encoding 40S ribosomal protein S3-3 isoform X1, which codes for MALQISKKRKFVADGVFLAELNEMLTRELGEDGFAGVEIRVTPMRTEIIIRATRTQNVLGEKGRRIRELTSVVQKRFNFPDGGVELYAEKVLNRGLCAVAQAESLRYKLLDGLAVRRACYGVLRFVMESGAKGCEVIVSGKLRAQRAKSMKFKDGYMISSGHPVNQYIDGAVRHVLLRQGVLGIKVKIMLDWDPKGKQGPATPLPDLVTIHPPKDEDEFLRPLAAEIAVA